A region of Myxococcus stipitatus DSM 14675 DNA encodes the following proteins:
- a CDS encoding iron-containing alcohol dehydrogenase, with product MKPFDIPTEPRVIEMAWPTRIVLGAGALQRLPAQTQRLKMKRPLLVTDAGVVKAGLASKVLEVMKTAGLDCAVFDGVEPNPTEKDVFAGLEVYRRNDCDGIIALGGGSALDAGKLVQLLSTHEPPLSRYDDATGGDQFVRDDVPPLIAIPTTAGTGSEVGRSGVVTLEDTGRKTVIFSPHLLPRAAIVDPELTLGLPPGVTAATGMDAFTHCLEAYVASGFHPLADAVAIDGIHRVGRSLMTAVREGTNLAARTDMMVAAMEGAMAFQKGLGACHSLAHALTPISGVHHGLANAVVLPVVMEFNRATSTARLARVAVAMGDSSNAREEVLASNAIDRVRKLNAAIGIPARLRDVGVREEDLPRIADKAFQDACHQCNPRKVTEADLLALAKEAW from the coding sequence ATGAAGCCGTTCGACATCCCCACCGAGCCTCGTGTCATCGAGATGGCCTGGCCCACCCGCATCGTCCTGGGCGCGGGAGCCCTCCAGCGACTGCCCGCGCAGACCCAGCGCTTGAAGATGAAGCGCCCCCTGCTGGTGACGGACGCGGGGGTGGTGAAGGCGGGGCTCGCCTCGAAGGTGCTGGAGGTGATGAAGACGGCGGGCCTCGACTGCGCCGTCTTCGATGGCGTGGAGCCCAACCCCACGGAGAAGGACGTCTTCGCGGGACTGGAGGTCTATCGCCGCAATGACTGTGACGGCATCATCGCGCTGGGCGGAGGCAGTGCGCTGGACGCGGGCAAGCTGGTGCAGCTGCTCTCCACCCACGAGCCGCCGCTGAGCCGCTACGACGACGCGACGGGCGGAGACCAGTTCGTCCGCGACGACGTGCCGCCGCTCATCGCCATCCCCACCACGGCGGGGACGGGCTCGGAGGTGGGCCGCTCCGGCGTGGTGACGCTGGAGGACACGGGGCGCAAGACGGTGATCTTCAGTCCGCACCTGCTGCCGCGCGCCGCCATCGTCGACCCCGAGCTGACGCTGGGGCTGCCTCCTGGCGTCACCGCTGCCACGGGCATGGATGCCTTCACGCATTGCCTGGAGGCGTACGTGGCCAGTGGCTTCCATCCGCTGGCGGACGCGGTGGCCATCGACGGCATCCACCGCGTGGGCCGCTCGCTGATGACGGCCGTGCGCGAGGGGACGAACCTGGCGGCTCGCACGGACATGATGGTGGCCGCGATGGAGGGCGCCATGGCCTTCCAGAAGGGACTGGGCGCGTGCCACTCCCTGGCCCATGCGCTGACGCCCATCTCCGGCGTTCACCATGGGCTCGCGAATGCCGTCGTGTTGCCGGTGGTGATGGAGTTCAACCGGGCCACCAGCACCGCGCGCCTGGCACGTGTGGCGGTGGCGATGGGGGACTCCTCTAATGCGCGGGAAGAAGTGCTCGCGAGCAACGCCATCGACCGGGTGCGCAAGCTCAACGCGGCCATCGGCATCCCCGCGCGGCTTCGCGACGTGGGCGTTCGCGAGGAGGACCTGCCGAGAATCGCCGACAAGGCCTTCCAGGACGCCTGCCATCAGTGCAACCCGCGGAAGGTGACGGAAGCGGACCTGCTGGCCCTGGCCAAAGAGGCCTGGTGA
- a CDS encoding serine/threonine-protein kinase — protein sequence MEHPPEGLDFGRYTLLERIATGGMAEIFRARMTAMAGVTKPVVIKKILPGFADKSAFVSMFVNEARIAAGLSHGNIAQVFDFGEVAGQYFIAMEWVDGHPLSRVLRRAREKGHYTLPQPLALLMTAEVLKGLAYAHTRLDDRGRPLHIVHRDVSPQNVLLSFEGQVKLVDFGIARARLAGGLMSDEPDGMGKYAYFAPEQARGRELDARADIFAAGTLLYETLCGRRPFEGDATDVMRKIALGDFPRPRELAPDIPSALERILLTALAVEREQRYASAELFAESLTRYLNTTTPDISPSALAHFMGYLFEAELVADGRPVLLPREFLSQLSRWTRVSSERRAFREPAAPEVSRGDRITEPVPTPEDLRVDTSSEVPASPGAEPGSVGRGRRERTTQPIPAVPDSASGAEGPRTDGESAGQPPHSASGTEAAPPTSLSHSTSSTDGVRSTELASSHPRSTPSTGVPLPTPQASSPPRSTPPTGETPLTAAEPSRPSPFLSPPTGVPPPPDLAPTTHAPPSRLGFRLAALGAPVLAALGAVLVVMVLGRNGTFSVELSSSPPGGAIRVDGRPLDSVTPALLTHLPADGEHLLEIQIPGMVPWSQVVRAERGSTLAVHARLRPRINTSSAPGTASAKAANTPPLQDADWAPGGFRISAVSHAFRVPVSSAARVPLDPARTYLVHTEGRMSLGGPMSVEHAGYFLEGDKNLPAHESFGVLGPDEQLIRNAASLYVFVLDAHREDNRGGLQVHLRELGGPSFPPFRLDARQHAVKLARADRFVVHALDPGTTYDVVLRYTAEPARTRGLSGGPVGRVLGLVGTDPGPEGSPSGLALLEVGQPARLRGASWLQLAFPDDHLADNTGTLLVDIVPVVRPSEAGMPPAGHRHGRPTP from the coding sequence GTGGAGCACCCGCCCGAAGGGCTCGATTTCGGCAGGTACACGTTGCTCGAGCGCATCGCGACGGGCGGCATGGCGGAGATATTCCGCGCTCGTATGACTGCCATGGCGGGTGTCACCAAGCCGGTGGTCATCAAGAAAATCCTCCCGGGCTTCGCGGACAAGAGCGCCTTCGTCTCCATGTTCGTCAACGAGGCGCGCATCGCCGCGGGCCTCAGCCACGGCAACATCGCCCAGGTCTTCGACTTCGGTGAGGTGGCGGGCCAGTACTTCATCGCGATGGAGTGGGTGGACGGACACCCGTTGTCGCGTGTGCTGCGGCGAGCCCGGGAGAAGGGGCACTACACCCTGCCGCAGCCGCTGGCCCTGCTGATGACGGCCGAGGTGCTCAAGGGCCTGGCCTACGCGCACACGCGCCTGGACGACCGGGGCCGGCCCCTGCACATCGTCCACCGCGACGTCAGTCCGCAGAACGTGCTGCTCAGCTTCGAGGGCCAGGTGAAGCTGGTGGACTTCGGCATCGCTCGGGCCCGGCTCGCGGGCGGGCTCATGTCCGATGAGCCCGACGGCATGGGCAAGTACGCGTACTTCGCGCCGGAGCAAGCCCGGGGGCGGGAGCTGGATGCGCGCGCCGATATCTTCGCGGCGGGCACGCTCTTGTACGAGACGCTGTGCGGACGCCGGCCGTTCGAGGGCGATGCCACGGATGTGATGCGGAAGATTGCCCTGGGGGACTTCCCGCGCCCTCGGGAGCTGGCGCCGGACATCCCCTCCGCGCTCGAGCGCATCCTCCTCACCGCGCTGGCCGTGGAGCGAGAGCAGCGCTACGCCTCCGCGGAGCTGTTCGCGGAGTCGCTCACCCGGTACCTGAACACCACCACGCCGGACATCTCTCCCAGCGCCCTGGCTCACTTCATGGGCTACCTGTTCGAGGCGGAGCTCGTGGCGGACGGGCGGCCCGTGCTGCTGCCTCGGGAGTTCCTCTCGCAGCTGTCCCGGTGGACGCGTGTGTCCTCGGAGCGCCGCGCCTTCCGCGAGCCCGCGGCCCCCGAGGTATCGCGCGGAGATCGCATCACCGAGCCGGTCCCCACACCGGAAGATCTTCGCGTCGACACGTCGAGCGAGGTGCCCGCGTCGCCCGGAGCCGAGCCTGGCTCCGTTGGCAGGGGACGCAGGGAACGCACCACCCAGCCCATCCCCGCCGTGCCTGACTCGGCCTCGGGCGCCGAGGGTCCGCGGACAGACGGTGAGTCGGCGGGGCAACCTCCGCACTCGGCATCCGGGACGGAAGCAGCGCCCCCGACGTCCTTGTCACACTCGACGTCGTCGACGGACGGGGTGCGCTCCACGGAGCTCGCTTCGTCGCATCCGCGCTCGACACCCTCGACCGGAGTCCCGCTACCGACGCCCCAGGCTTCGTCGCCTCCCCGCTCGACTCCGCCCACGGGCGAGACCCCGCTGACGGCCGCCGAGCCCTCGCGCCCCTCTCCGTTCCTGAGTCCTCCCACCGGAGTGCCTCCGCCACCGGACCTCGCTCCGACGACTCACGCCCCACCGTCCCGCCTGGGCTTCCGCCTCGCGGCCCTCGGCGCGCCGGTGCTCGCGGCCCTCGGCGCGGTCCTCGTCGTGATGGTCCTCGGCCGCAACGGCACCTTCTCCGTGGAGCTCAGCTCCTCGCCTCCTGGCGGAGCCATCCGCGTCGATGGTCGCCCGCTCGACTCCGTCACCCCCGCCCTCCTCACGCACCTGCCCGCCGACGGTGAGCACCTGCTCGAAATCCAGATTCCCGGCATGGTCCCGTGGAGCCAGGTGGTCCGCGCCGAGCGAGGCTCGACCCTCGCCGTCCACGCGCGGCTTCGTCCACGAATCAACACCTCCTCCGCCCCGGGAACCGCGTCCGCCAAGGCCGCGAACACGCCCCCCCTCCAGGACGCGGACTGGGCCCCCGGTGGGTTCCGCATCTCCGCCGTGAGCCACGCCTTCCGCGTCCCGGTATCCTCCGCCGCTCGCGTCCCACTCGACCCGGCCCGGACCTACCTGGTGCACACCGAGGGACGGATGTCGCTCGGCGGGCCCATGTCCGTGGAGCACGCGGGCTACTTCCTCGAGGGCGACAAGAACCTCCCCGCCCACGAGTCCTTCGGCGTCCTCGGCCCCGACGAACAGCTCATCCGCAACGCCGCCAGCCTGTACGTCTTCGTCCTGGACGCCCACCGCGAGGACAACCGGGGAGGTCTCCAGGTCCACCTGCGGGAGCTCGGCGGGCCCAGCTTCCCGCCCTTCCGGCTGGACGCGCGCCAGCACGCCGTGAAGCTCGCGCGCGCGGACCGCTTCGTCGTCCATGCGCTGGACCCCGGCACCACCTACGACGTCGTGCTGCGCTACACCGCCGAGCCTGCCCGGACCCGAGGCCTGAGCGGCGGCCCCGTGGGGCGAGTGCTTGGACTGGTGGGAACGGACCCGGGCCCCGAAGGCTCGCCCAGCGGCCTGGCGCTCCTGGAAGTGGGCCAGCCCGCCCGCCTCCGAGGCGCGTCGTGGCTCCAGCTCGCCTTCCCGGACGACCATCTGGCCGACAACACCGGCACCCTCCTGGTGGACATCGTCCCCGTGGTCCGCCCCTCGGAAGCAGGGATGCCGCCAGCGGGCCACCGGCACGGCCGCCCGACCCCGTGA
- a CDS encoding macrolide family glycosyltransferase, whose protein sequence is MRRRAHIAMVSIPAHGHVNPSLEVIRELVARGHRVTYANDPSFADAIARTGAELVPYPSTLPREGVPGRDWPEDTIGQLSVFLDDAMAQLPRLRAAYEQDRPDLFLYDMAGFVARVLAENWGLPAVHLSPTYVAWEGYTEEMAGVMESLRAAPGGADYYRRFTEWLTSCGVAETDSTLFVGLPTRSLVLIPRAMQPHADRVDPKRYTFVGPCIDEQRESQGSWSRPANAKKVLLISLGSTFTNQPGFYRQCMAAFGALEDWHVVLNIGRHLEPSALGEIPSNFEVHAWLPQLSVLKQADVFITHAGMGSTQEGLWCGKPMLAVPQATDQFSNADRIVELGVGLRLDTAQATAESLRAAFDRLRREPHFMKQAATLQRELRDEGGARRAADLIEQALPRLD, encoded by the coding sequence ATGCGACGACGAGCCCACATCGCCATGGTGAGCATCCCGGCGCATGGCCACGTGAACCCGAGCCTGGAGGTCATCCGCGAGCTGGTGGCCCGAGGCCATCGCGTCACCTACGCCAATGACCCGTCCTTCGCGGACGCCATCGCTCGCACGGGAGCGGAGCTGGTGCCCTACCCCTCGACGTTGCCTCGCGAGGGCGTGCCGGGACGGGACTGGCCGGAGGACACCATCGGGCAGCTGTCGGTGTTCCTCGACGACGCGATGGCGCAGCTGCCCAGGCTCCGCGCGGCCTACGAGCAGGACCGGCCGGACCTCTTCCTCTACGACATGGCGGGCTTCGTCGCGCGCGTCCTCGCAGAGAACTGGGGGCTTCCAGCCGTGCACCTCTCGCCCACCTATGTCGCGTGGGAGGGCTACACGGAGGAGATGGCGGGAGTGATGGAGTCCCTGCGCGCGGCCCCTGGTGGCGCCGACTACTACCGCCGCTTCACGGAGTGGCTGACGTCCTGCGGCGTGGCGGAGACGGACTCGACGCTGTTCGTCGGCTTGCCCACGCGCTCGCTCGTCCTCATTCCGCGCGCGATGCAGCCTCACGCCGACCGGGTGGACCCCAAGCGCTACACCTTCGTCGGTCCGTGCATCGACGAGCAGCGCGAGTCCCAAGGCTCCTGGAGCCGCCCCGCGAACGCGAAGAAGGTGCTGCTCATCTCCCTGGGCTCCACGTTCACGAACCAGCCCGGGTTCTATCGCCAGTGCATGGCCGCGTTCGGAGCGCTGGAGGACTGGCACGTGGTGCTCAACATCGGCCGACACCTCGAGCCCTCCGCGCTGGGGGAGATTCCATCCAACTTCGAGGTGCACGCGTGGCTGCCGCAGCTCTCGGTGCTCAAGCAGGCCGACGTCTTCATCACCCACGCGGGCATGGGCAGCACCCAGGAGGGACTCTGGTGCGGCAAGCCGATGCTCGCCGTGCCCCAGGCCACCGACCAGTTCAGCAACGCGGACCGCATCGTCGAGCTGGGGGTGGGACTGCGGCTCGACACCGCCCAGGCCACCGCGGAGTCATTGCGCGCTGCGTTCGACCGACTCCGCCGTGAGCCACACTTCATGAAGCAAGCAGCAACACTCCAACGTGAGCTGCGCGACGAAGGCGGCGCCAGGCGTGCCGCGGACCTCATCGAGCAGGCCCTTCCCCGTCTCGACTGA
- a CDS encoding ArnT family glycosyltransferase — protein MTGRPATREERYTAWALWTLAFVALWLTESAVGYTRDESVYFAAAESYAGWFRQLFHSPARAMTDAAIVRAWDYNHEHPALMKTLFGLSHLLFHETLGWMRSATAFRLPAFAMAALVPALSFLLGSALYGRTAGLFAALVFMLVPRQYFNSELACFDLAVAALWLLVVYCFWRALEDTRWGIACGVAFGLALAAKHNALFLPFVLTPFALWRAWSASEGEPETRAWLLRFVGVFASVAVLYGLLVLSLGGGEGFQRKFFLLSPHSLLFVSLAAGGAWTLKGLEKVNTRVTRALVPIAAMAVLGPVIFYLHWPYLWHQPVDRTAWYLAFHAKHNHYAWFYLGTLLREPPFPLAYVLVKTALTVPTSLFVPMVTGFTALAARVLLGQFEKSRAWVPPVTMAEALVGVNAMASILVISHPQVPHFGGVKHWFPSMVFLGLLAGQAVSRGCGALLERLRARWPSVPGLTVSVPVFAVLLAPALVYSARVFPYGTAAYSELAGGLPGAATLGMQRQFWSSHVTGVLPWINEHAKPGARLFLHEVHGGSFRDYQRNGMLRPDLRAVGSPFDADIVAYQYHQEFREFEFNTWQAFGTRTPTMGLYLDETPQVVVYVRPESQP, from the coding sequence ATGACGGGCAGGCCCGCCACTCGCGAGGAGAGATACACGGCGTGGGCGCTGTGGACGCTGGCCTTCGTGGCGCTGTGGCTGACGGAGTCCGCGGTGGGCTACACGCGCGACGAGAGCGTCTACTTCGCCGCGGCGGAGAGCTACGCGGGCTGGTTCCGGCAGCTCTTCCACTCGCCGGCGCGGGCGATGACGGACGCGGCCATCGTCCGCGCGTGGGACTACAACCACGAGCACCCCGCGCTGATGAAGACGCTGTTCGGGCTGAGCCACCTGCTCTTCCACGAGACGCTGGGGTGGATGCGCTCGGCCACGGCGTTCCGACTGCCGGCCTTCGCCATGGCGGCGCTGGTGCCCGCGCTGAGCTTCCTGCTGGGCAGCGCGCTGTATGGCCGCACCGCCGGACTGTTCGCCGCGCTCGTCTTCATGCTGGTGCCGCGTCAGTACTTCAACTCGGAGCTGGCGTGCTTCGACCTGGCGGTGGCCGCGCTGTGGCTGCTCGTCGTGTATTGCTTCTGGCGCGCGCTGGAGGACACGCGGTGGGGCATCGCGTGTGGTGTCGCGTTTGGACTGGCGCTGGCCGCCAAGCACAACGCCTTGTTCCTGCCCTTCGTGCTGACGCCCTTCGCGCTGTGGCGCGCCTGGTCCGCGAGCGAAGGCGAGCCCGAGACGCGCGCATGGCTGCTGCGCTTCGTGGGCGTGTTCGCCTCGGTGGCGGTGCTCTACGGCTTGCTCGTGCTCTCCCTGGGCGGAGGCGAGGGCTTCCAGCGGAAGTTCTTCCTGCTCAGTCCCCACTCGCTGCTCTTCGTGAGCCTGGCCGCGGGCGGAGCATGGACGCTCAAGGGGCTGGAGAAGGTCAACACACGGGTGACTCGCGCGCTGGTCCCCATCGCGGCCATGGCGGTGCTCGGGCCGGTCATCTTCTACCTGCACTGGCCCTACCTCTGGCATCAGCCGGTGGACCGCACGGCCTGGTACCTGGCCTTCCACGCGAAGCACAATCACTACGCCTGGTTCTATCTGGGCACCCTGCTGCGTGAGCCTCCCTTCCCCCTGGCCTATGTGCTGGTGAAGACCGCGCTCACCGTGCCCACCAGCCTCTTCGTGCCGATGGTGACGGGCTTCACCGCGCTGGCGGCCCGGGTGCTGCTGGGCCAGTTCGAGAAGTCGCGCGCGTGGGTGCCCCCGGTGACGATGGCCGAGGCCCTGGTGGGGGTGAACGCGATGGCGTCCATCCTCGTCATCAGCCATCCCCAGGTGCCGCACTTCGGCGGTGTGAAGCACTGGTTCCCGTCGATGGTGTTCCTGGGCCTGCTCGCGGGCCAGGCGGTGTCTCGCGGCTGCGGCGCCTTGCTGGAGCGACTGCGTGCGCGCTGGCCCTCGGTGCCGGGGCTCACGGTGTCCGTGCCCGTGTTCGCGGTGCTGCTGGCGCCCGCGCTGGTGTACTCGGCGCGCGTGTTTCCGTACGGCACGGCGGCGTACTCGGAGCTCGCGGGCGGACTGCCGGGCGCGGCGACGCTGGGGATGCAGCGGCAGTTCTGGTCCAGCCACGTCACGGGCGTGCTGCCGTGGATCAACGAGCACGCGAAGCCGGGCGCGCGGCTGTTCCTGCATGAGGTGCACGGCGGCTCGTTCCGCGACTACCAGCGCAACGGCATGCTGCGGCCGGACCTGCGCGCGGTGGGCAGTCCCTTCGACGCGGACATCGTCGCGTACCAGTACCACCAGGAGTTTCGAGAGTTCGAGTTCAACACCTGGCAGGCGTTCGGCACGCGCACGCCCACCATGGGCCTGTACCTGGACGAGACGCCGCAAGTCGTCGTCTACGTGCGGCCCGAGTCACAGCCGTAG
- a CDS encoding glutamine synthetase family protein: MATRPKAKVLTHPAVARRARTKERRGPVRGTPGPRESGGSDSLKRWLEDQGAKNVKVGAVDIDGVWRGKYVSLEKFLSAAKNGLGFCDVVFGWDLADELLDNTEVTGWHTGYPDAHATVDVSTGRMIPWEPDTAAFLLDFVNPDGTPFEASPRQLLHKIAGRARELGYLPRFGAEYEFFIFKEQPQTLKEKGFQGLTPLTPGMFGYSWLRTSLNAPLVHSLIDGCNGFGLNIEGFHTETGPGVFEAAIRYDDVERAADKAALFKTVVKELCARQGLTACFMAKVNAKLPGCSGHVHQSLWDLKGEHNLFHDEDAPHGMSRLMRSYIGGQIALMPELTALYWPTINSYKRSVENTWAPTTAAWGLENRTCAIRVIGEDAKSMRIEYRQLGADMNAYIGMAASMAAGLWGIENEVEPPPPCNANAYASHTAAPLPRNLKEAVALLKQSERAREILGEGFVDHFVRTREWEVRQYERAVTNWELERYLELI; the protein is encoded by the coding sequence ATGGCGACCCGTCCCAAGGCGAAGGTCCTCACGCATCCGGCCGTGGCCCGCAGGGCCCGCACGAAGGAGCGCAGGGGACCGGTGCGCGGAACCCCCGGGCCTCGAGAGTCTGGAGGCTCCGACTCCCTCAAGCGGTGGCTGGAGGACCAGGGCGCGAAGAACGTGAAGGTCGGCGCCGTGGACATCGACGGCGTCTGGCGCGGCAAGTACGTCTCGCTGGAGAAGTTCCTGAGCGCGGCCAAGAACGGCCTGGGCTTCTGTGACGTCGTGTTCGGCTGGGACCTGGCCGACGAGCTGCTCGACAACACCGAGGTGACGGGCTGGCACACCGGTTACCCGGATGCACATGCCACCGTGGATGTCTCCACCGGGCGGATGATTCCGTGGGAGCCGGACACCGCGGCCTTCCTGCTCGACTTCGTCAATCCGGACGGCACGCCCTTCGAGGCCAGTCCCCGGCAGCTCCTGCACAAGATTGCCGGGCGCGCGAGGGAGCTGGGCTACCTGCCTCGCTTCGGGGCCGAGTACGAGTTCTTCATCTTCAAGGAGCAGCCGCAGACCCTGAAGGAGAAGGGCTTCCAGGGCCTGACGCCGCTGACGCCGGGCATGTTCGGCTACTCGTGGCTGCGCACGTCCCTCAACGCGCCCCTGGTGCACTCGCTCATCGATGGCTGCAACGGCTTCGGCCTCAACATCGAGGGCTTCCACACGGAGACGGGGCCCGGTGTCTTCGAGGCCGCCATCCGCTACGACGACGTGGAGCGCGCGGCGGACAAGGCGGCGCTCTTCAAGACGGTGGTGAAGGAGCTGTGTGCGCGCCAGGGCCTCACCGCGTGCTTCATGGCGAAGGTGAACGCGAAGCTGCCGGGGTGCTCGGGGCACGTGCATCAGTCGCTCTGGGACTTGAAGGGGGAGCACAACCTCTTCCACGACGAGGACGCGCCCCACGGCATGAGCCGCCTCATGCGCAGCTACATCGGCGGGCAGATTGCGCTGATGCCGGAGCTGACGGCGCTCTACTGGCCCACCATCAACAGCTACAAGCGCAGCGTGGAGAACACCTGGGCGCCCACCACCGCGGCGTGGGGCCTGGAGAACCGCACCTGTGCCATTCGCGTCATCGGCGAGGACGCGAAGTCCATGCGCATCGAGTACCGGCAGCTCGGCGCGGACATGAACGCATACATCGGCATGGCGGCGAGCATGGCCGCGGGCCTGTGGGGTATCGAGAACGAGGTGGAGCCTCCTCCTCCGTGCAACGCCAACGCGTATGCGTCCCACACGGCCGCGCCGCTGCCTCGCAACCTGAAGGAAGCGGTGGCCCTGCTCAAGCAGAGCGAGCGCGCCCGGGAGATCCTGGGCGAGGGCTTCGTGGACCACTTCGTGCGCACGCGCGAGTGGGAGGTGCGCCAGTACGAGCGCGCCGTCACCAACTGGGAGCTGGAGCGCTACCTGGAGCTCATCTGA
- a CDS encoding CarD family transcriptional regulator, producing MPEGSASLTQLAVDDRVVYPNQGVCRVTAIDTKEVAGQKLVFVTMRREEDGAVVMVPQAKVAAIGVRKVAGPEDVKSVFSFLRADGDKADLDWKQRARTNLDRMTQGGILGLAEVVKDLQVLSELRPLPTKERELYDNARHLLVSEVAAALGTAEVNAEDAIDIVLFPPGRERPKRTAAEFAKGDEDDLGLEGDLLGLDGDLDLPSDEEPQSESSDEESSSDEEGEEGEEKSDEESAPKKRGRPPKEKPAAEEGAEPAAPKKRGRPPKPKPEAPPPGAEAPAPKKRGRPPKAKPPEVAGAEPAAPKKRGRPPKAKPAEGGED from the coding sequence ATGCCTGAAGGGTCCGCGTCACTCACACAACTCGCGGTCGACGACCGGGTCGTCTATCCGAATCAGGGTGTCTGCCGCGTCACCGCCATCGACACGAAGGAAGTGGCGGGACAGAAGCTCGTCTTCGTCACCATGCGTCGCGAGGAGGATGGCGCCGTGGTCATGGTGCCCCAGGCCAAGGTCGCGGCCATCGGTGTACGGAAGGTGGCTGGCCCCGAGGACGTGAAGAGCGTCTTCTCATTCCTTCGTGCGGACGGGGACAAGGCAGACCTCGACTGGAAGCAGCGCGCCCGCACCAACCTGGACCGCATGACGCAGGGAGGAATCCTGGGTCTGGCCGAGGTGGTGAAGGACCTCCAGGTCCTCAGTGAGCTGCGTCCGCTGCCCACCAAGGAGCGCGAGCTGTACGACAATGCCCGGCACCTGCTGGTGTCGGAGGTCGCCGCCGCGCTCGGCACCGCCGAGGTCAACGCCGAGGACGCCATCGACATCGTCCTCTTCCCGCCCGGCCGCGAGCGCCCCAAGCGCACCGCCGCCGAGTTCGCGAAAGGCGACGAAGACGACCTGGGTCTGGAGGGCGACCTCCTGGGACTCGACGGAGACCTGGACCTGCCCTCGGACGAGGAGCCGCAGTCGGAGTCCTCCGACGAGGAGAGCTCCTCCGACGAAGAGGGCGAGGAAGGCGAGGAGAAGTCCGACGAGGAGTCCGCGCCCAAGAAGCGCGGCCGTCCCCCGAAGGAGAAGCCCGCCGCCGAGGAAGGCGCGGAGCCCGCCGCGCCCAAGAAGCGCGGCCGTCCTCCCAAGCCCAAGCCGGAGGCACCTCCGCCCGGCGCGGAGGCCCCCGCCCCCAAGAAGCGTGGCCGTCCTCCCAAGGCCAAGCCGCCCGAGGTGGCTGGCGCCGAACCCGCCGCGCCCAAGAAGCGCGGCCGTCCTCCCAAGGCGAAGCCCGCCGAGGGTGGAGAGGACTGA
- a CDS encoding TetR/AcrR family transcriptional regulator produces MSEGKTPDAGRRSERSHQAILKAVVELVGEMGYARLTIEAIAARAGVGKQTIYRWWPNKGSLVLDAFAALMGDTAPLPDTGDVVADMKLVLRATAAELCSPRFEVPSRALTAESQLDPALAKQFVDTLLRPSLEVTKERLRVAQRAGQVAAGVDLDVAVELLVGPLFHRWLLRTAPLTPEYADTVAEYALAALRPPGTSGSAG; encoded by the coding sequence ATGAGTGAAGGCAAGACACCGGATGCAGGGCGGCGCAGCGAGCGCTCGCACCAGGCCATCCTGAAAGCGGTCGTGGAGCTGGTCGGAGAGATGGGCTACGCGCGACTGACCATCGAGGCCATCGCCGCGCGAGCGGGAGTGGGCAAGCAGACCATCTACCGCTGGTGGCCGAACAAGGGCTCGCTGGTGCTGGATGCCTTCGCTGCGCTGATGGGGGACACCGCGCCTCTTCCGGACACCGGCGACGTGGTGGCGGACATGAAGCTGGTGCTGCGCGCCACGGCCGCCGAGCTCTGCTCACCTCGCTTCGAGGTGCCTTCCCGCGCGCTCACCGCCGAGTCCCAGCTGGACCCGGCCCTGGCGAAGCAGTTCGTGGACACGCTGCTGCGGCCGAGCCTTGAGGTCACGAAGGAGCGCCTGCGCGTGGCGCAGCGCGCGGGGCAGGTGGCGGCGGGGGTGGACCTGGACGTCGCGGTGGAGCTGCTCGTCGGGCCGCTCTTCCATCGCTGGCTGCTGCGCACCGCGCCGCTCACGCCGGAGTACGCGGACACGGTGGCGGAGTACGCGCTGGCGGCCCTGCGCCCCCCAGGGACATCGGGGAGCGCAGGCTGA